One Brassica napus cultivar Da-Ae chromosome A1, Da-Ae, whole genome shotgun sequence genomic region harbors:
- the LOC106389631 gene encoding uncharacterized protein LOC106389631 isoform X8: protein MTMKQQDQAAQQPEIAIIVGGSSSSSPPQAEHQVKEESTEDVSSSLQSGTHLDLSIPSRPKSSLKSTSSFKSVTTSSPRGILRNLSFKKKAVVPHPESERSSLLSPYLMETPIKTIITSGSTTSPYWKRCLSLPSRHASKLSPVPAEPPNEKGEKEDCILLQKDSTYPSVTRSLSMPGRNIVIVRSISFDNHKAHVSSEANAADQTSPVPTEETDEEIPEEEAVCRICLDVLEEGNTLKMECSCKGDLRLVHEACAIKWFSTKGTRTCDVCRQEVQNLPVTLLRVPTANQTNNRRARGQQNMQTQTASAWQEFVVLVLISSVCYFFFLEQLLIRDLASKAVYIAGPFSLTLGFLASVFASVLAIREYIWTYAALEFALVGILVHLLYTIVRLPAIYAILFAGILGFGIAVCLNSLYLYYFAWRVRVAQNSNPV from the exons ATGACGATGAAGCAACAAGATCAGGCAGCTCAACAACCCGAGATTGCTATAATCGTGGGaggttcttcttcctcatctcctCCTCAG GCTGAGCATCAGGTGAAAGAAGAATCTACTGAAGATGTGTCTAGCTCTCTACAGAGTGGAACCCACTTGGATCTTTCAATACCATCTAGACCAAAGAGTTCACTGAAGTCCACGAGCTCATTCAAAAGCGTTACTACATCCTCACCAAGAGGAATCTTGCGTAACCTAAGCTTCAAAAAGAAAGCTGTAGTCCCTCATCCTGAAAGCGAGAGAAGCTCTCTACTATCTCCCTATCTCATGGAAACACCTATAAAGACTATTATTACTTCCGGTTCAACAACTTCTCCTTACTGGAAAAGATGCTTGTCCCTTCCATCTAGACACGCCTCAAAGTTATCTCCTGTGCCAGCTGAACCGCCTAAC gaaaaaggagaaaaagaagaTTGTATTTTGTTACAGAAAGATTCAACTTATCCATCAGTTACAAGATCCTTGTCCATGCCTGGAAGAAACATAGTGATTGTGAGATCTATTTCATTTGACAACCACAAAGCTCATGTTTCCTCTGAGGCAAATGCAG CAGATCAAACCTCTCCAGTTCCTACGGAAGAAACCGATGAAGAGATTccggaagaagaagctgtgtgCAGAATCTGCCTAGACGTGTTGGAAGAAGGCAACACTCTGAAAATGGAGTGCAGCTGCAAAGGTGATCTCAGACTTGTTCATGAAGCGTGTGCCATTAAGTGGTTTAGTACAAAGGGGACAAGAACCTGTGACGTCTGTAGACAAGAAGTACAGAACTTACCGGTTACGTTGCTTCGTGTGCCCACAGCTAATCAAACAAACAACAGACGTGCTCGCGGCCAACAGAATATGCAAACACAAACCGCTAG TGCTTGGCAAGAGTTTGTGGTGCTGGTTCTGATCAGCAGTGTCTGTTACTTCTTCTTCCTTGAGCAATTACTG ATTAGGGACTTGGCTTCTAAAGCTGTCTACATAGCAGGACCATTTTCATTAACGTTGGGCTTCTTAGCATCCGTTTTCGCCAGTGTCCTTG CTATTAGAGAGTACATATGGACATATGCAGCACTTGAGTTTGCGCTTGTGGGCATATTGGTTCATCTACTATATACTATA GTGAGACTACCTGCGATATATGCTATACTCTTTGCAGGGATTCTTGGTTTTGGGATAGCTGTGTGCTTAAACTCATTGTACCTTTATTATTTCGCTTGGCGTGTACGTGTTGCACAGAACTCAAATCCAGTATGA
- the LOC106389631 gene encoding uncharacterized protein LOC106389631 isoform X7 — MTMKQQDQAAQQPEIAIIVGGSSSSSPPQAEHQVKEESTEDVSSSLQSGTHLDLSIPSRPKSSLKSTSSFKSVTTSSPRGILRNLSFKKKAVVPHPESERSSLLSPYLMETPIKTIITSGSTTSPYWKRCLSLPSRHASKLSPVPAEPPNQEKGEKEDCILLQKDSTYPSVTRSLSMPGRNIVIVRSISFDNHKAHVSSEANADQTSPVPTEETDEEIPEEEAVCRICLDVLEEGNTLKMECSCKGDLRLVHEACAIKWFSTKGTRTCDVCRQEVQNLPVTLLRVPTANQTNNRRARGQQNMQTQTASAWQEFVVLVLISSVCYFFFLEQLLIRDLASKAVYIAGPFSLTLGFLASVFASVLAIREYIWTYAALEFALVGILVHLLYTIVRLPAIYAILFAGILGFGIAVCLNSLYLYYFAWRVRVAQNSNPV; from the exons ATGACGATGAAGCAACAAGATCAGGCAGCTCAACAACCCGAGATTGCTATAATCGTGGGaggttcttcttcctcatctcctCCTCAG GCTGAGCATCAGGTGAAAGAAGAATCTACTGAAGATGTGTCTAGCTCTCTACAGAGTGGAACCCACTTGGATCTTTCAATACCATCTAGACCAAAGAGTTCACTGAAGTCCACGAGCTCATTCAAAAGCGTTACTACATCCTCACCAAGAGGAATCTTGCGTAACCTAAGCTTCAAAAAGAAAGCTGTAGTCCCTCATCCTGAAAGCGAGAGAAGCTCTCTACTATCTCCCTATCTCATGGAAACACCTATAAAGACTATTATTACTTCCGGTTCAACAACTTCTCCTTACTGGAAAAGATGCTTGTCCCTTCCATCTAGACACGCCTCAAAGTTATCTCCTGTGCCAGCTGAACCGCCTAAC CAggaaaaaggagaaaaagaagaTTGTATTTTGTTACAGAAAGATTCAACTTATCCATCAGTTACAAGATCCTTGTCCATGCCTGGAAGAAACATAGTGATTGTGAGATCTATTTCATTTGACAACCACAAAGCTCATGTTTCCTCTGAGGCAAATGCAG ATCAAACCTCTCCAGTTCCTACGGAAGAAACCGATGAAGAGATTccggaagaagaagctgtgtgCAGAATCTGCCTAGACGTGTTGGAAGAAGGCAACACTCTGAAAATGGAGTGCAGCTGCAAAGGTGATCTCAGACTTGTTCATGAAGCGTGTGCCATTAAGTGGTTTAGTACAAAGGGGACAAGAACCTGTGACGTCTGTAGACAAGAAGTACAGAACTTACCGGTTACGTTGCTTCGTGTGCCCACAGCTAATCAAACAAACAACAGACGTGCTCGCGGCCAACAGAATATGCAAACACAAACCGCTAG TGCTTGGCAAGAGTTTGTGGTGCTGGTTCTGATCAGCAGTGTCTGTTACTTCTTCTTCCTTGAGCAATTACTG ATTAGGGACTTGGCTTCTAAAGCTGTCTACATAGCAGGACCATTTTCATTAACGTTGGGCTTCTTAGCATCCGTTTTCGCCAGTGTCCTTG CTATTAGAGAGTACATATGGACATATGCAGCACTTGAGTTTGCGCTTGTGGGCATATTGGTTCATCTACTATATACTATA GTGAGACTACCTGCGATATATGCTATACTCTTTGCAGGGATTCTTGGTTTTGGGATAGCTGTGTGCTTAAACTCATTGTACCTTTATTATTTCGCTTGGCGTGTACGTGTTGCACAGAACTCAAATCCAGTATGA
- the LOC106389631 gene encoding uncharacterized protein LOC106389631 isoform X5, translating to MTMKQQDQAAQQPEIAIIVGGSSSSSPPQAEHQVKEESTEDVSSSLQSGTHLDLSIPSRPKSSLKSTSSFKSVTTSSPRGILRNLSFKKKAVVPHPESERSSLLSPYLMETPIKTIITSGSTTSPYWKRCLSLPSRHASKLSPVPAEPPNQEKGEKEDCILLQKDSTYPSVTRSLSMPGRNIVIVRSISFDNHKAHVSSEANAADQTSPVPTEETDEEIPEEEAVCRICLDVLEEGNTLKMECSCKGDLRLVHEACAIKWFSTKGTRTCDVCRQEVQNLPVTLLRVPTANQTNNRRARGQQNMQTQTASAWQEFVVLVLISSVCYFFFLEQLLIRDLASKAVYIAGPFSLTLGFLASVFASVLAIREYIWTYAALEFALVGILVHLLYTIVRLPAIYAILFAGILGFGIAVCLNSLYLYYFAWRVRVAQNSNPV from the exons ATGACGATGAAGCAACAAGATCAGGCAGCTCAACAACCCGAGATTGCTATAATCGTGGGaggttcttcttcctcatctcctCCTCAG GCTGAGCATCAGGTGAAAGAAGAATCTACTGAAGATGTGTCTAGCTCTCTACAGAGTGGAACCCACTTGGATCTTTCAATACCATCTAGACCAAAGAGTTCACTGAAGTCCACGAGCTCATTCAAAAGCGTTACTACATCCTCACCAAGAGGAATCTTGCGTAACCTAAGCTTCAAAAAGAAAGCTGTAGTCCCTCATCCTGAAAGCGAGAGAAGCTCTCTACTATCTCCCTATCTCATGGAAACACCTATAAAGACTATTATTACTTCCGGTTCAACAACTTCTCCTTACTGGAAAAGATGCTTGTCCCTTCCATCTAGACACGCCTCAAAGTTATCTCCTGTGCCAGCTGAACCGCCTAAC CAggaaaaaggagaaaaagaagaTTGTATTTTGTTACAGAAAGATTCAACTTATCCATCAGTTACAAGATCCTTGTCCATGCCTGGAAGAAACATAGTGATTGTGAGATCTATTTCATTTGACAACCACAAAGCTCATGTTTCCTCTGAGGCAAATGCAG CAGATCAAACCTCTCCAGTTCCTACGGAAGAAACCGATGAAGAGATTccggaagaagaagctgtgtgCAGAATCTGCCTAGACGTGTTGGAAGAAGGCAACACTCTGAAAATGGAGTGCAGCTGCAAAGGTGATCTCAGACTTGTTCATGAAGCGTGTGCCATTAAGTGGTTTAGTACAAAGGGGACAAGAACCTGTGACGTCTGTAGACAAGAAGTACAGAACTTACCGGTTACGTTGCTTCGTGTGCCCACAGCTAATCAAACAAACAACAGACGTGCTCGCGGCCAACAGAATATGCAAACACAAACCGCTAG TGCTTGGCAAGAGTTTGTGGTGCTGGTTCTGATCAGCAGTGTCTGTTACTTCTTCTTCCTTGAGCAATTACTG ATTAGGGACTTGGCTTCTAAAGCTGTCTACATAGCAGGACCATTTTCATTAACGTTGGGCTTCTTAGCATCCGTTTTCGCCAGTGTCCTTG CTATTAGAGAGTACATATGGACATATGCAGCACTTGAGTTTGCGCTTGTGGGCATATTGGTTCATCTACTATATACTATA GTGAGACTACCTGCGATATATGCTATACTCTTTGCAGGGATTCTTGGTTTTGGGATAGCTGTGTGCTTAAACTCATTGTACCTTTATTATTTCGCTTGGCGTGTACGTGTTGCACAGAACTCAAATCCAGTATGA
- the LOC106389631 gene encoding uncharacterized protein LOC106389631 isoform X6: MTMKQQDQAAQQPEIAIIVGGSSSSSPPQAEHQVKEESTEDVSSSLQSGTHLDLSIPSRPKSSLKSTSSFKSVTTSSPRGILRNLSFKKKAVVPHPESERSSLLSPYLMETPIKTIITSGSTTSPYWKRCLSLPSRHASKLSPVPAEPPNQEKGEKEDCILLQKDSTYPSVTRSLSMPGRNIVIVRSISFDNHKAHVSSEANAADQTSPVPTEETDEEIPEEEAVCRICLDVLEEGNTLKMECSCKGDLRLVHEACAIKWFSTKGTRTCDVCRQEVQNLPVTLLRVPTANQTNNRRARGQQNMQTQTASAWQEFVVLVLISSVCYFFFLEQLLIRDLASKAVYIAGPFSLTLGFLASVFASVLAIREYIWTYAALEFALVGILVHLLYTIVRLPAIYAILFAGILGFGIAVCLNSLYLYYFAWRVRVAQNSNPV; the protein is encoded by the exons GCTGAGCATCAGGTGAAAGAAGAATCTACTGAAGATGTGTCTAGCTCTCTACAGAGTGGAACCCACTTGGATCTTTCAATACCATCTAGACCAAAGAGTTCACTGAAGTCCACGAGCTCATTCAAAAGCGTTACTACATCCTCACCAAGAGGAATCTTGCGTAACCTAAGCTTCAAAAAGAAAGCTGTAGTCCCTCATCCTGAAAGCGAGAGAAGCTCTCTACTATCTCCCTATCTCATGGAAACACCTATAAAGACTATTATTACTTCCGGTTCAACAACTTCTCCTTACTGGAAAAGATGCTTGTCCCTTCCATCTAGACACGCCTCAAAGTTATCTCCTGTGCCAGCTGAACCGCCTAAC CAggaaaaaggagaaaaagaagaTTGTATTTTGTTACAGAAAGATTCAACTTATCCATCAGTTACAAGATCCTTGTCCATGCCTGGAAGAAACATAGTGATTGTGAGATCTATTTCATTTGACAACCACAAAGCTCATGTTTCCTCTGAGGCAAATGCAG CAGATCAAACCTCTCCAGTTCCTACGGAAGAAACCGATGAAGAGATTccggaagaagaagctgtgtgCAGAATCTGCCTAGACGTGTTGGAAGAAGGCAACACTCTGAAAATGGAGTGCAGCTGCAAAGGTGATCTCAGACTTGTTCATGAAGCGTGTGCCATTAAGTGGTTTAGTACAAAGGGGACAAGAACCTGTGACGTCTGTAGACAAGAAGTACAGAACTTACCGGTTACGTTGCTTCGTGTGCCCACAGCTAATCAAACAAACAACAGACGTGCTCGCGGCCAACAGAATATGCAAACACAAACCGCTAG TGCTTGGCAAGAGTTTGTGGTGCTGGTTCTGATCAGCAGTGTCTGTTACTTCTTCTTCCTTGAGCAATTACTG ATTAGGGACTTGGCTTCTAAAGCTGTCTACATAGCAGGACCATTTTCATTAACGTTGGGCTTCTTAGCATCCGTTTTCGCCAGTGTCCTTG CTATTAGAGAGTACATATGGACATATGCAGCACTTGAGTTTGCGCTTGTGGGCATATTGGTTCATCTACTATATACTATA GTGAGACTACCTGCGATATATGCTATACTCTTTGCAGGGATTCTTGGTTTTGGGATAGCTGTGTGCTTAAACTCATTGTACCTTTATTATTTCGCTTGGCGTGTACGTGTTGCACAGAACTCAAATCCAGTATGA
- the LOC106389631 gene encoding uncharacterized protein LOC106389631 isoform X1: protein MTMKQQDQAAQQPEIAIIVGGSSSSSPPQVCFVSKQKTKKNAEHQVKEESTEDVSSSLQSGTHLDLSIPSRPKSSLKSTSSFKSVTTSSPRGILRNLSFKKKAVVPHPESERSSLLSPYLMETPIKTIITSGSTTSPYWKRCLSLPSRHASKLSPVPAEPPNQEKGEKEDCILLQKDSTYPSVTRSLSMPGRNIVIVRSISFDNHKAHVSSEANAADQTSPVPTEETDEEIPEEEAVCRICLDVLEEGNTLKMECSCKGDLRLVHEACAIKWFSTKGTRTCDVCRQEVQNLPVTLLRVPTANQTNNRRARGQQNMQTQTASAWQEFVVLVLISSVCYFFFLEQLLIRDLASKAVYIAGPFSLTLGFLASVFASVLAIREYIWTYAALEFALVGILVHLLYTIVRLPAIYAILFAGILGFGIAVCLNSLYLYYFAWRVRVAQNSNPV from the exons ATGACGATGAAGCAACAAGATCAGGCAGCTCAACAACCCGAGATTGCTATAATCGTGGGaggttcttcttcctcatctcctCCTCAGGTGTGCTTTGtctccaaacaaaaaacaaaaaaaaat GCTGAGCATCAGGTGAAAGAAGAATCTACTGAAGATGTGTCTAGCTCTCTACAGAGTGGAACCCACTTGGATCTTTCAATACCATCTAGACCAAAGAGTTCACTGAAGTCCACGAGCTCATTCAAAAGCGTTACTACATCCTCACCAAGAGGAATCTTGCGTAACCTAAGCTTCAAAAAGAAAGCTGTAGTCCCTCATCCTGAAAGCGAGAGAAGCTCTCTACTATCTCCCTATCTCATGGAAACACCTATAAAGACTATTATTACTTCCGGTTCAACAACTTCTCCTTACTGGAAAAGATGCTTGTCCCTTCCATCTAGACACGCCTCAAAGTTATCTCCTGTGCCAGCTGAACCGCCTAAC CAggaaaaaggagaaaaagaagaTTGTATTTTGTTACAGAAAGATTCAACTTATCCATCAGTTACAAGATCCTTGTCCATGCCTGGAAGAAACATAGTGATTGTGAGATCTATTTCATTTGACAACCACAAAGCTCATGTTTCCTCTGAGGCAAATGCAG CAGATCAAACCTCTCCAGTTCCTACGGAAGAAACCGATGAAGAGATTccggaagaagaagctgtgtgCAGAATCTGCCTAGACGTGTTGGAAGAAGGCAACACTCTGAAAATGGAGTGCAGCTGCAAAGGTGATCTCAGACTTGTTCATGAAGCGTGTGCCATTAAGTGGTTTAGTACAAAGGGGACAAGAACCTGTGACGTCTGTAGACAAGAAGTACAGAACTTACCGGTTACGTTGCTTCGTGTGCCCACAGCTAATCAAACAAACAACAGACGTGCTCGCGGCCAACAGAATATGCAAACACAAACCGCTAG TGCTTGGCAAGAGTTTGTGGTGCTGGTTCTGATCAGCAGTGTCTGTTACTTCTTCTTCCTTGAGCAATTACTG ATTAGGGACTTGGCTTCTAAAGCTGTCTACATAGCAGGACCATTTTCATTAACGTTGGGCTTCTTAGCATCCGTTTTCGCCAGTGTCCTTG CTATTAGAGAGTACATATGGACATATGCAGCACTTGAGTTTGCGCTTGTGGGCATATTGGTTCATCTACTATATACTATA GTGAGACTACCTGCGATATATGCTATACTCTTTGCAGGGATTCTTGGTTTTGGGATAGCTGTGTGCTTAAACTCATTGTACCTTTATTATTTCGCTTGGCGTGTACGTGTTGCACAGAACTCAAATCCAGTATGA
- the LOC106389631 gene encoding probable E3 ubiquitin-protein ligase MARCHF10 isoform X4, with translation MTMKQQDQAAQQPEIAIIVGGSSSSSPPQVCFVSKQKTKKNAEHQVKEESTEDVSSSLQSGTHLDLSIPSRPKSSLKSTSSFKSVTTSSPRGILRNLSFKKKAVVPHPESERSSLLSPYLMETPIKTIITSGSTTSPYWKRCLSLPSRHASKLSPVPAEPPNEKGEKEDCILLQKDSTYPSVTRSLSMPGRNIVIVRSISFDNHKAHVSSEANADQTSPVPTEETDEEIPEEEAVCRICLDVLEEGNTLKMECSCKGDLRLVHEACAIKWFSTKGTRTCDVCRQEVQNLPVTLLRVPTANQTNNRRARGQQNMQTQTASAWQEFVVLVLISSVCYFFFLEQLLIRDLASKAVYIAGPFSLTLGFLASVFASVLAIREYIWTYAALEFALVGILVHLLYTIVRLPAIYAILFAGILGFGIAVCLNSLYLYYFAWRVRVAQNSNPV, from the exons ATGACGATGAAGCAACAAGATCAGGCAGCTCAACAACCCGAGATTGCTATAATCGTGGGaggttcttcttcctcatctcctCCTCAGGTGTGCTTTGtctccaaacaaaaaacaaaaaaaaat GCTGAGCATCAGGTGAAAGAAGAATCTACTGAAGATGTGTCTAGCTCTCTACAGAGTGGAACCCACTTGGATCTTTCAATACCATCTAGACCAAAGAGTTCACTGAAGTCCACGAGCTCATTCAAAAGCGTTACTACATCCTCACCAAGAGGAATCTTGCGTAACCTAAGCTTCAAAAAGAAAGCTGTAGTCCCTCATCCTGAAAGCGAGAGAAGCTCTCTACTATCTCCCTATCTCATGGAAACACCTATAAAGACTATTATTACTTCCGGTTCAACAACTTCTCCTTACTGGAAAAGATGCTTGTCCCTTCCATCTAGACACGCCTCAAAGTTATCTCCTGTGCCAGCTGAACCGCCTAAC gaaaaaggagaaaaagaagaTTGTATTTTGTTACAGAAAGATTCAACTTATCCATCAGTTACAAGATCCTTGTCCATGCCTGGAAGAAACATAGTGATTGTGAGATCTATTTCATTTGACAACCACAAAGCTCATGTTTCCTCTGAGGCAAATGCAG ATCAAACCTCTCCAGTTCCTACGGAAGAAACCGATGAAGAGATTccggaagaagaagctgtgtgCAGAATCTGCCTAGACGTGTTGGAAGAAGGCAACACTCTGAAAATGGAGTGCAGCTGCAAAGGTGATCTCAGACTTGTTCATGAAGCGTGTGCCATTAAGTGGTTTAGTACAAAGGGGACAAGAACCTGTGACGTCTGTAGACAAGAAGTACAGAACTTACCGGTTACGTTGCTTCGTGTGCCCACAGCTAATCAAACAAACAACAGACGTGCTCGCGGCCAACAGAATATGCAAACACAAACCGCTAG TGCTTGGCAAGAGTTTGTGGTGCTGGTTCTGATCAGCAGTGTCTGTTACTTCTTCTTCCTTGAGCAATTACTG ATTAGGGACTTGGCTTCTAAAGCTGTCTACATAGCAGGACCATTTTCATTAACGTTGGGCTTCTTAGCATCCGTTTTCGCCAGTGTCCTTG CTATTAGAGAGTACATATGGACATATGCAGCACTTGAGTTTGCGCTTGTGGGCATATTGGTTCATCTACTATATACTATA GTGAGACTACCTGCGATATATGCTATACTCTTTGCAGGGATTCTTGGTTTTGGGATAGCTGTGTGCTTAAACTCATTGTACCTTTATTATTTCGCTTGGCGTGTACGTGTTGCACAGAACTCAAATCCAGTATGA
- the LOC106389631 gene encoding uncharacterized protein LOC106389631 isoform X2 codes for MTMKQQDQAAQQPEIAIIVGGSSSSSPPQVCFVSKQKTKKNAEHQVKEESTEDVSSSLQSGTHLDLSIPSRPKSSLKSTSSFKSVTTSSPRGILRNLSFKKKAVVPHPESERSSLLSPYLMETPIKTIITSGSTTSPYWKRCLSLPSRHASKLSPVPAEPPNQEKGEKEDCILLQKDSTYPSVTRSLSMPGRNIVIVRSISFDNHKAHVSSEANADQTSPVPTEETDEEIPEEEAVCRICLDVLEEGNTLKMECSCKGDLRLVHEACAIKWFSTKGTRTCDVCRQEVQNLPVTLLRVPTANQTNNRRARGQQNMQTQTASAWQEFVVLVLISSVCYFFFLEQLLIRDLASKAVYIAGPFSLTLGFLASVFASVLAIREYIWTYAALEFALVGILVHLLYTIVRLPAIYAILFAGILGFGIAVCLNSLYLYYFAWRVRVAQNSNPV; via the exons ATGACGATGAAGCAACAAGATCAGGCAGCTCAACAACCCGAGATTGCTATAATCGTGGGaggttcttcttcctcatctcctCCTCAGGTGTGCTTTGtctccaaacaaaaaacaaaaaaaaat GCTGAGCATCAGGTGAAAGAAGAATCTACTGAAGATGTGTCTAGCTCTCTACAGAGTGGAACCCACTTGGATCTTTCAATACCATCTAGACCAAAGAGTTCACTGAAGTCCACGAGCTCATTCAAAAGCGTTACTACATCCTCACCAAGAGGAATCTTGCGTAACCTAAGCTTCAAAAAGAAAGCTGTAGTCCCTCATCCTGAAAGCGAGAGAAGCTCTCTACTATCTCCCTATCTCATGGAAACACCTATAAAGACTATTATTACTTCCGGTTCAACAACTTCTCCTTACTGGAAAAGATGCTTGTCCCTTCCATCTAGACACGCCTCAAAGTTATCTCCTGTGCCAGCTGAACCGCCTAAC CAggaaaaaggagaaaaagaagaTTGTATTTTGTTACAGAAAGATTCAACTTATCCATCAGTTACAAGATCCTTGTCCATGCCTGGAAGAAACATAGTGATTGTGAGATCTATTTCATTTGACAACCACAAAGCTCATGTTTCCTCTGAGGCAAATGCAG ATCAAACCTCTCCAGTTCCTACGGAAGAAACCGATGAAGAGATTccggaagaagaagctgtgtgCAGAATCTGCCTAGACGTGTTGGAAGAAGGCAACACTCTGAAAATGGAGTGCAGCTGCAAAGGTGATCTCAGACTTGTTCATGAAGCGTGTGCCATTAAGTGGTTTAGTACAAAGGGGACAAGAACCTGTGACGTCTGTAGACAAGAAGTACAGAACTTACCGGTTACGTTGCTTCGTGTGCCCACAGCTAATCAAACAAACAACAGACGTGCTCGCGGCCAACAGAATATGCAAACACAAACCGCTAG TGCTTGGCAAGAGTTTGTGGTGCTGGTTCTGATCAGCAGTGTCTGTTACTTCTTCTTCCTTGAGCAATTACTG ATTAGGGACTTGGCTTCTAAAGCTGTCTACATAGCAGGACCATTTTCATTAACGTTGGGCTTCTTAGCATCCGTTTTCGCCAGTGTCCTTG CTATTAGAGAGTACATATGGACATATGCAGCACTTGAGTTTGCGCTTGTGGGCATATTGGTTCATCTACTATATACTATA GTGAGACTACCTGCGATATATGCTATACTCTTTGCAGGGATTCTTGGTTTTGGGATAGCTGTGTGCTTAAACTCATTGTACCTTTATTATTTCGCTTGGCGTGTACGTGTTGCACAGAACTCAAATCCAGTATGA
- the LOC106389631 gene encoding uncharacterized protein LOC106389631 isoform X3, with protein MTMKQQDQAAQQPEIAIIVGGSSSSSPPQVCFVSKQKTKKNAEHQVKEESTEDVSSSLQSGTHLDLSIPSRPKSSLKSTSSFKSVTTSSPRGILRNLSFKKKAVVPHPESERSSLLSPYLMETPIKTIITSGSTTSPYWKRCLSLPSRHASKLSPVPAEPPNEKGEKEDCILLQKDSTYPSVTRSLSMPGRNIVIVRSISFDNHKAHVSSEANAADQTSPVPTEETDEEIPEEEAVCRICLDVLEEGNTLKMECSCKGDLRLVHEACAIKWFSTKGTRTCDVCRQEVQNLPVTLLRVPTANQTNNRRARGQQNMQTQTASAWQEFVVLVLISSVCYFFFLEQLLIRDLASKAVYIAGPFSLTLGFLASVFASVLAIREYIWTYAALEFALVGILVHLLYTIVRLPAIYAILFAGILGFGIAVCLNSLYLYYFAWRVRVAQNSNPV; from the exons ATGACGATGAAGCAACAAGATCAGGCAGCTCAACAACCCGAGATTGCTATAATCGTGGGaggttcttcttcctcatctcctCCTCAGGTGTGCTTTGtctccaaacaaaaaacaaaaaaaaat GCTGAGCATCAGGTGAAAGAAGAATCTACTGAAGATGTGTCTAGCTCTCTACAGAGTGGAACCCACTTGGATCTTTCAATACCATCTAGACCAAAGAGTTCACTGAAGTCCACGAGCTCATTCAAAAGCGTTACTACATCCTCACCAAGAGGAATCTTGCGTAACCTAAGCTTCAAAAAGAAAGCTGTAGTCCCTCATCCTGAAAGCGAGAGAAGCTCTCTACTATCTCCCTATCTCATGGAAACACCTATAAAGACTATTATTACTTCCGGTTCAACAACTTCTCCTTACTGGAAAAGATGCTTGTCCCTTCCATCTAGACACGCCTCAAAGTTATCTCCTGTGCCAGCTGAACCGCCTAAC gaaaaaggagaaaaagaagaTTGTATTTTGTTACAGAAAGATTCAACTTATCCATCAGTTACAAGATCCTTGTCCATGCCTGGAAGAAACATAGTGATTGTGAGATCTATTTCATTTGACAACCACAAAGCTCATGTTTCCTCTGAGGCAAATGCAG CAGATCAAACCTCTCCAGTTCCTACGGAAGAAACCGATGAAGAGATTccggaagaagaagctgtgtgCAGAATCTGCCTAGACGTGTTGGAAGAAGGCAACACTCTGAAAATGGAGTGCAGCTGCAAAGGTGATCTCAGACTTGTTCATGAAGCGTGTGCCATTAAGTGGTTTAGTACAAAGGGGACAAGAACCTGTGACGTCTGTAGACAAGAAGTACAGAACTTACCGGTTACGTTGCTTCGTGTGCCCACAGCTAATCAAACAAACAACAGACGTGCTCGCGGCCAACAGAATATGCAAACACAAACCGCTAG TGCTTGGCAAGAGTTTGTGGTGCTGGTTCTGATCAGCAGTGTCTGTTACTTCTTCTTCCTTGAGCAATTACTG ATTAGGGACTTGGCTTCTAAAGCTGTCTACATAGCAGGACCATTTTCATTAACGTTGGGCTTCTTAGCATCCGTTTTCGCCAGTGTCCTTG CTATTAGAGAGTACATATGGACATATGCAGCACTTGAGTTTGCGCTTGTGGGCATATTGGTTCATCTACTATATACTATA GTGAGACTACCTGCGATATATGCTATACTCTTTGCAGGGATTCTTGGTTTTGGGATAGCTGTGTGCTTAAACTCATTGTACCTTTATTATTTCGCTTGGCGTGTACGTGTTGCACAGAACTCAAATCCAGTATGA